CATAGGAGCTAGACGCGAAACCGAGTGATCTACCCATGAGCAGGTTGAAGTTGCGGTAACACGCAATGGAGGACCGAACCAGTAAACGTTGAAAAGTTTTTGGATGACTTGTGGGTAGGGGTGAAAGGCCAATCAAACTCGGAAATAGCTCGTACTCCCCGAAATGCATTGAGGTGCAGCGTTCGGTTAGAGTGTCTAAGAGGTAGAGCTACCAATAGGGCTAGGGGGAGTCAAATCCTACCAACCCCTGATGAACTCCGAATGCTTAGACATGTTACCGAGCAGTGAGGCTGGGGGTGCTAAGGTCACCAGCCGAGAGGGGAACAACCCAGACCATCAGCTAAGGTCCCAAAATAAACGTTAAGTTGACTGAACGAGGTGGAATTGCTATGACAGCTAGGATGTTGGCTTGGAAGCAGCCATTCATTTAAAGAGTGCGTAACAGCTCACTAGTCGAGTGATTCTGCGCGGAAAATACTCGGGCATAAAACGTTTTACCGAAGCTATGGATTCGAAAGAGTGGTAGGGGAGCATTGTAGTTGCGCTGAAGGTGTACTGTGAGGTATGCTGGAGCGACTAGAAAAGCAAATGTAGGCATGAGTAACGATAAAATAGGTGCAAGACCTATTCGCCGTAAGACCCAGGTTTCCGATTCTATGTTAGACAGAGTCGGGTTAGTCGGACCCTAAGGAGTAGCCGAGAGGCGAATCCGATGGAAAATCAGTTAATATTCTGATACTTGTATATTGGGCGAAGCGGGGACGGAGTTGACGGTCATCTGCTCACTGACGGAATAGTGGGCTAAAGTGTGGAGAGAGGACAGTAGTGAAGTACGCTGTCTATTTGAAGCACGATAGTACTTGGATCTCATTAGAGAGAAGAGCTAAGATGTTAGTCAGCTTCCAAGAAAAGCCGCTAAGCATTAACTAATATACAAACCGTACCGCAAACCGACACAGGTGGTCGAGGAGAGTATCCTCAGGCGCTCGAGTGATTCACGGCTAAGGAACTAGGCAAATTGGACGCGTAACTTCGGGAGAAGCGTCGCTCTGAGTAATCAGAGCCGCAGTGAAAAGGCCCAGGCGACTGTTTAGCAAAAACACAGGACTCTGCGAATCCGAAAGGAGAAGTATAGGGTCTGACACCTGCCCGGTGCCGGAAGGTTAAGGAAGGGGGTTAGCGTAAGCGAAGCTCTTGACTGAAGCCCCGGTAAACGGCGGCCGTAACTATAACGGTCCTAAGGTAGCGAAATTCCTTGTCGGGTAAGTTCCGACCTGCACGAATGGTGTAACGATCTGGGCACTGTCTCGGCCGTGAGCTCGGTGAAATTGAAGTATCGGTGAAGATGCCGATTACCCACAACGGGACGAAAAGACCCCGTGAACCTTTACTACAACTTAACATTGTCTTTGAGTAATTGATGTGTAGGATAGGTGGGAGACTATGAAGCTGGTGCGCTAGTGCTGGTGGAGTCGTCCTTGAAATACCACCCTTTAATTGCTTAGAGACTAACCCGGTGGGGGACATTGTTAGGCGGGTAGTTTGACTGGGGTGGTCGCCTCCTAAAAGGTAACGGAGGCTCCCAAAGGTTCCCTCAGCATGGTTGGTAATCATGCGAAGAGCGTATAAGTACAAGGGAGCTTGACTGTGAGACAGACAAGTCGAACAGGGACGAAAGTCGGGTTAAGTGATCCGGCGGTTCTGCATGGAAGGGCCGTCGCTCAAAGGATAAAAGGTACTCCGGGGATAACAGGCTGATCTCCCCCAAGAGCTCATATCGACGGGGAGGTTTGGCACCTCGATGTCGGCTCGTCACATCCTGGGGCTGGAGAAGGTCCCAAGGGTTGGGCTGTTCGCCCATTAAAGTGGCACGCGAGCTGGGTTCAGAACGTCGCAAGACAGTTCGGTCTCTATCTGTTGTGGGCGCTCGAATATTGAAAGGATTTGACTCTAGTACGAGAGGACCGAGTTGAACAGATCTCTAGTGTACCAGTTGTGCCGCCAGGTGCATGCTGGGTAGCTATATCTGGAAAGGATAAGCGCTGAAAGCATCTAAGCGCGAAGCCAACCTTAAGATGAGTATTCGTTGAAGAGACCTGGAAGATGACCAGGTAGATAGGCTATAGGTGGAAGCACAGTGATGTGTTAGGGAGCCAAGTAGTACTAATTTCTCGAAAGCTTCCTTTTTCTTTCTTTTTTTAAAAGAAAGATCGATAATCAACGCACTTTTAAAGTTCTATTACTTTCCTTATGTCATAACGATATAGAGTTTATCCAAAGGGATAGACAAAGATTTAATGGTGGTCATAGCGAGGGGGAGACACCTTTTCCCATTCCGAACAGAGCAGTTAAGCCCCTCAGCGCCGATGGTACTACGAAAGTGGGAGAGTAGGTCACCGCCAACCTAATCTATAAAGCCTGTACAGCAATGTACGGGCTTTTTTTTTGCCCCAAAGAGAGCGCAAGGCCCCGCAGGGGCTGGCGGCTTGCCGCCAAAGAGGAGCGAAGCGAGGACGGCTGAGGGATGGACAGCAGGGCCGCCGCAGGCGGCAGACCCAAGGCTTTTGTAGCGAAGCGAAAAAGCCTGCAGGGCCGAGCAGACCTGCGAGCTGCGACACAGCCCGACCCGCCCGCAGGGCGGGGCAGCCCCAAAATAACAGCAGCAGAAATAGTACATTCTTGATTTTGAAGCGATTTGGGAAAACGACTCGAAAAATTGGGATAAAATAGATACTTTTGTGGGCCTTTAGGGCCTTTTTTTCGTCTATAAGGCAAAGCAACCCTCTTACCGCTGAACATAAGCAGCATATAAAAACAGACTCATGGAACCACAGCCAAAAATTAAGAAGCTGAGCATTATTATACCGGCCTACAATGAAGGTCGGACGATACATCGGATTTTGAACAAAGTGCGGGCCGTAGAACTGCCCCTAGGCATAGCCAAAGAAGTAGTGATTGTTAATGATTGTTCTAAGGATGATACAGAAGAAGCGATTAAGCGGTATCAGGCGGCTCATCCGGAGCTTCCTATTCAGTATTTGGCGCATGAGGTCAACAAAGGAAAAGGGGCGGCCTTGCATACGGGAATTGAGCATGCCTCGGGCGAGTACCTCATCATTCAGGATGCAGACTTAGAGTACGACCCCGAGGAATACAATGACTTGCTCAAGCCGGTGCTTTCTGGTTTTGCAGATATTGTTTATGGCTCTCGTTTTATGGGGGGCAATCCGCACCGAATCTTATTCTTTTGGCATAGCATCGGGAATAAGTTCCTGACCTTTCTGTCGAACATGTTTTCGAACTTGAATTTGACGGATATGGAAACCTGTTACAAACTGTTTCGGACCGATATTATTCAGCAAATTGCGTTGAAAGAAAACCGTTTTGGTTTTGAGCCAGAGGTAACGGCTAAAATTGCTCGTATCCCTAAAATCAGAATTTATGAAGTAGGGATTTCCTATTATGGGCGGACCTATGAGGAAGGGAAAAAAATTGGTTGGCGAGATGGATTTAGAGCCATCTATTGTATCTTGAAGTACAATGTTTTCACCGCCAAGCGAAAAATGTTTAAAAATGGAGTCTTCCAAAGCCAATCCTAATTTAGCAGATCCTGTAGGAGAGCGCACATTAGAGCGTTTTCAATTGGCGAAGGACTTTAATTATTGGATGTATCAGAGCATTGCCCCCTATTGTCCATCTCCTTGTTTAGAAATAGGGAGTGGTTTAGGGAATATCTCTCAGCATTTTATTGCGATCCAAAAAGAGATTTGTTTGACTGATTTGCGGCCGCATTACTGCAGTCGTTTAGCCAAGACTTTTGAGGGGGTAGTGGTAAAGCAGCTAGACCTAGTGGCGGCAGATTTTGAGCGACAATATGCAGAGTTGATAGAGCAATTTGCTTCTGTTTATGCACTAAATGTAGTAGAACACATAGAGGATGACCGGCAGGCTTTGGAAAATTGCTGCAAATTGATTCGAAAAGGGGGAAATCTGGTTATCTTAGTTCCTGCTCATCAGTTTCTGTATAATGGTCTAGATGAAGCTTTGGGCCATTATAAGCGCTACAGCAAAAAGGAATTGCGTCAGCTATTTGAACAACTGGGCCTAAAGGTGCTCAAGGCGCAATATTGGAATGCAGCAGCCATGGCGGGTTGGTGGTGGTATGGTCGAATTCGGAAAGAGAGAGAGCTGCCAGCAAGTCCCCTAAAACGTTACAATCAACTTTTACCAATTATTAAGTTCTTGGACCGTTGTCTTTTGGGGCAAATTGGTAATTCGGTGCTCATTGTGGGCCAAAAAAATTAAACTTAGTTTAGACAGCTATTGCTATGAAAATTACGAACGCACTTTCGCATTTTGCCATTGTCGCTATATTGCTCTTTGCGGCTATACTTTACTTTAAACCTGTAGCCTTAGATAATAAGTCGCTACCAGAAAGTGATAATAGCCAAGCCCGCGGTATGCAGGCGGAAATCCAAAAATATAAAAAGACAGAGGGGGCTGCTCCCCTTTGGACCGATCAGGTCTTTGTTGGGATGCCTTCTTACCAAATTTATGGAGAGTACAACAACAATGTTATCCAAAAGCTATTTCTCTATGTTGTCCGTTTGGGAACTCCTGTCAATACTCCACACATCATTTTATTTATGATGATGTTGCTGGCTTATTTGTCGCTGATTATGTTTGGCGTGAATAAATGGTTAGCGGCATTTGGTGGACTTGCCTTTGGCTTGATGACCAATAATTTGGTCCTTTTTGAGGCAGGCCACTCGACAAAGTTGCATGCCATGACCTATATGGCGCCTATTTTAGCCGCCGCCACAATGGCCCTTAGAGGAAAGCGGATGCTACTGGGGGCTAGCCTAATGGGCTTCTTTTTGGCGGGACAAATTTCGGCGAACCACCTCCAAATTACTTATTATACCTTTATGATGCTGGCCTTTATTGGCGGCGCATTTTTGGTCAATGCCCTATTCAAGCGGGAACAGCTAATGACCGTTGTTAAGGGCGGAAGCTTGCTGATTATTGCGGCGGCCTTGGCCGTAGGAGCCAACTTATCGGCCCTTTGGACCACCTATGAGTATTCTAAAGAAACTATTCGGGGGAAGTCTGAACTAACCGCCTACACCTTAGATGAAAGTGATGCTCGGACCTTGGCCCAAGAAGGAATGCCTGCCGAAAAAATTGCGCAGTTGCAACAGGCTAGAATCCTTAATGAGCCGATTAAAACAGAGACGATCTTTATCAATCGACTAAAAAATGTAATTGGTCCTGATTATGTAAATGCGAATAAAGAGCGCATCCTGGCCCTAGCCTCTAGCCAACAACAAGATGGCTTGAACAAAGATTACATCTTTGGCTGGAGCTATGGAAAAATGGAAACCTTTACGCTTTTGGTGCCTCACTTTTATGGGGGGGCTAATGGAATGTACTTTGCCGATGATCAATCAAAGAGCGGGATTCAGCTCAGTAAAGAGTCAGCTACGGGAAAGGTGATTCAGAAAATGATGCGCAATGTACAAGACCCCAATCAAAGTCAGCAAATTGCCAATCAATTGCTGCAAATGAGTACGCAGTACTGGGGCGCGCAACCCTTTACTAGTGGTCCAGTATATTTTGGGGCCGTGATTTGCCTACTCCTGATTTTAGGCCTCTTCTTGGCTGATGGACCCTTGCGTTGGGGCTTAGGCTTGGCCTTGCTTTTCCTTACCGTTTTGGCTTGGGGCGATAACTTTAAGGCCTTTAACTATTTTATGGTGGATAATTTCCCTATGTATAATAAGTTTCGGGCAGTAAGTATGGCGCTTTCCGCTGCGCAGGTTTTGGCCGCACTTTTGGCCATTTTAGGATTGCAAGGATTCTTTAATTTAGAAGATACAGCCAAGCGAGAAAAGCTACTTTATCTAGCCACTGGAATTACAGCAGGTTTAGCTGTTTTTGCTCTCGCTTATAGTTTTGTGGGCGACCTCTCTGCTCCCAATGATGCTCGCCTAGAGGCTATGGTAGCTCAGGCGCCTCAGTGGGCCGAGTACTTAGAAGCCCTAAAAGAAGATCGGGCGAGCTTGATGCGTGCCGATGCGCTTCGCTCTTTGGTCTTTGTGCTCTTAGCAGCCGGAAGCCTTTGGGCCTTTAATAGAGGTTACTTTAAGGAGAAATTGATTGCCGTAGCGGCTTTGGTCCTTTTGAGCTTGATCGATTTGGTGGGCGTAGACCTCAATTATGTCAATAAGGAAAGCTTCCAACGTAAAAAAGATGTCGCTAGCGCTCCACCCATGACAAAAGCCGATCAGC
This genomic interval from Saprospira grandis contains the following:
- a CDS encoding class I SAM-dependent methyltransferase — protein: MESSKANPNLADPVGERTLERFQLAKDFNYWMYQSIAPYCPSPCLEIGSGLGNISQHFIAIQKEICLTDLRPHYCSRLAKTFEGVVVKQLDLVAADFERQYAELIEQFASVYALNVVEHIEDDRQALENCCKLIRKGGNLVILVPAHQFLYNGLDEALGHYKRYSKKELRQLFEQLGLKVLKAQYWNAAAMAGWWWYGRIRKERELPASPLKRYNQLLPIIKFLDRCLLGQIGNSVLIVGQKN
- a CDS encoding glycosyltransferase family 2 protein, whose amino-acid sequence is MEPQPKIKKLSIIIPAYNEGRTIHRILNKVRAVELPLGIAKEVVIVNDCSKDDTEEAIKRYQAAHPELPIQYLAHEVNKGKGAALHTGIEHASGEYLIIQDADLEYDPEEYNDLLKPVLSGFADIVYGSRFMGGNPHRILFFWHSIGNKFLTFLSNMFSNLNLTDMETCYKLFRTDIIQQIALKENRFGFEPEVTAKIARIPKIRIYEVGISYYGRTYEEGKKIGWRDGFRAIYCILKYNVFTAKRKMFKNGVFQSQS